The Neorhodopirellula lusitana genome segment TCCATCTTTTTGCAAACCGCCATCATTCGGCAAACTCGATTGACGAAACGCTCCTGACATCACCATCAACCGAATCATGTGTTTCATTGACCAAGGTTGTGATTCCGTGTTTTTGGCACTATCTCCAACTTGTAACGCTGGCTGTCCAAACTCAGTTGGCTCGATCAATTCCGATGCCAACCAGTCCAACAATTCAGGATGCGTTGGCGCCGCACCGGCGGCACCAAAGTCGGCGGTCGTCGAAACGATGCCGCGTCCAAAGATATGGTGCCACATGCGATTGACCGCGACGCGTGCGGTCAACGGATTTGCCGGATCAGTTAACCAATTCGCGAACTCGACGCGACGGGTTTTGCCATTTGCACTGGAATCGAGGCCCAGATCGCCATCCAATTCCTTCAATCCCGCCGGGTAAACTTCGTCCCGCGGACTTTCCGGGCTACCACGGCTAAAGACATACGATGTCACCGGCTCAATGAAGCGAGCAACAAACCCTGGCGCGGGCCCCTCTTCTTTAATCAGATCAACCAATCGCTGAACCTCTTTCAAGGTCGCGACGCGTTCCGGGTGCTGTTGATCGAGCTTGGCAATTTGATTCGTCGACGCAACCTGACTCCAGACACCGCTCTCGTCCTGCACTTCCATCTCGAAAGCACCGAACATCAACTTGTTAAGATTTTCGAGGTAGTCCGTCTCGAAATAGTCCTCCCGATTCGTGCTGATTCGCACCCGAAAGATCTCATGCGGCTCGGTGAAATTGAACTGCACCCAAGGCTTTTGATCGTTGCCTTTGGGCACGCGAACCATCCAGGCATAGTTGCCATATTCACCATCGTTGATCTTGGTGATCGGCATCGATTCCTTCGTGATCTCTTCGGAATGCTCGACCGTTGTGCCAGCAGTCGCCAATGCTAGGTTCTCATTCCATTTGTCAGTGCCAAAGATTTCCAGCTCGTCGATCCGCAAGAACTTGACGGGGAAGGTGAAGCGAACCGCCTTGGCAGTGGTGAACGGGAGATGGATTTCTTTGTAGCCCGTCCAGTTTTCTTCCCACGGTCCGGTGCTTCGCATCTTGATCCGTTCCGTTTTCAACAGCCCGTGCAACTCTTGGCCGCGAACTCGACGCGGGTGATCCTTGCTTAACTCCAAGAACCGGCCACCGAACTCGATGTCCTGGAAGACCGCTGACATGGAGTAATAGTCCGAGATCGAGATCGGGTCGAACTTGTGATTGTGACACCGCGCGCACCCGATCGTCATTCCCATCGCGGAGGCGCCCACGGTTTGCAGGATCTCGTCCATCCGGTCCGCTCTCGCGGTTCGTTGTGCCGCCGGTTCACGCCCAACCGTCGCGGCCGGAACGTGCGGCCCAGCCACCAAGTAGCCCGTGGCGTCGCCCACGCCGACGGTGTCGCCCGCCAGTTGTTCAAACAAAAATCGGTCGTACGGTTTGTCTTCGTTGAAAGCGCGAATCACATAGTCGCGATAGATCCATGCGTTCTTGCGATACATGTTGCTTTCGCTGCCGTTGGTTTCCGCCCAACGGATCACGTCGAGCCAGTGTTGAGCCCAACGTTCACCGAAATGAGGCGAGCTCATCAGATGGTCAACCAATCGCGTGTACGCGGCGTTGCCGTCACGTGCGTACTCATCCACAAACGCTTCGGTCTGTTCCGGAGTGGGTGGGATTCCGGTCAGGACAATCGACACGCGGCGGATTAGAGTGCGTGGATCGGCCGGTTCGGAATACGCCAGTGAATCCAGTCGCAATCGGTCCAGCAGAAACGCGTCAATCGCGTTGCTCGATTTGGTGACGTTGCCGGATTCGGTTGCGTCGCCCGAGTCGATCGCGATG includes the following:
- a CDS encoding PSD1 and planctomycete cytochrome C domain-containing protein, which produces MRSSVVRSIVFFAVLVALCWDFQPASSAESDISNPTSGADLVDFESDIAPILEDNCWYCHGEDEQESGLRLDSRLSMLRGGDSGLATIVPGKPEKSYLIEVVDHIDEEMAMPPDEDKLAAEDIELLARWIREGAVWPGQMQELKVEKSDHWSFQPVIRPTVPTSRKVTESSNLLDSHIAIDSGDATESGNVTKSSNAIDAFLLDRLRLDSLAYSEPADPRTLIRRVSIVLTGIPPTPEQTEAFVDEYARDGNAAYTRLVDHLMSSPHFGERWAQHWLDVIRWAETNGSESNMYRKNAWIYRDYVIRAFNEDKPYDRFLFEQLAGDTVGVGDATGYLVAGPHVPAATVGREPAAQRTARADRMDEILQTVGASAMGMTIGCARCHNHKFDPISISDYYSMSAVFQDIEFGGRFLELSKDHPRRVRGQELHGLLKTERIKMRSTGPWEENWTGYKEIHLPFTTAKAVRFTFPVKFLRIDELEIFGTDKWNENLALATAGTTVEHSEEITKESMPITKINDGEYGNYAWMVRVPKGNDQKPWVQFNFTEPHEIFRVRISTNREDYFETDYLENLNKLMFGAFEMEVQDESGVWSQVASTNQIAKLDQQHPERVATLKEVQRLVDLIKEEGPAPGFVARFIEPVTSYVFSRGSPESPRDEVYPAGLKELDGDLGLDSSANGKTRRVEFANWLTDPANPLTARVAVNRMWHHIFGRGIVSTTADFGAAGAAPTHPELLDWLASELIEPTEFGQPALQVGDSAKNTESQPWSMKHMIRLMVMSGAFRQSSLPNDGGLQKDGNAALLWRFPPKRVEAEVIRDSILQASGLLDEQVGGRSFRIHNVKERYAQWEVTNNYGPETWRRMIYQERMRRVDDQMFTAFDFPDCGQVKPKRPVSTTPLQALNLMNSTFVMQQSEMIAARAISESGGPGQRAVERCFELILGRSPSVPEIEAVSDLVSDGQLSLVCRALINSNEFAFLP